A single Glycine soja cultivar W05 chromosome 14, ASM419377v2, whole genome shotgun sequence DNA region contains:
- the LOC114384888 gene encoding 7-deoxyloganetin glucosyltransferase-like → MQSKEETRNMSSLGTIHKPHAVCVPHPTQGHINPMLKLAKLLHFKGFHITFVNTEYTHKRLLKSRGPDSIKGLPSFRFETIPDGLPEPLVDATQHIPSLCDSTRRTCLPHFRNLLTKINDSDAPPVSCIVSDGVMSFTLDAAEELGVPQLLFWTPSACGFMCYVQFGQLVEKGLVPLKDSSCITNGYLETTIDWIPGIKEIRLRDIPSFIRTTDVDDFMLEFLQWECGRARGASAIILNTFDAIEHDVLDAFSSILPPVYSIGPLNLLVKDIDDQDLNAIQSNLWKEELECVEWLDTKESNSVVYVNFGSITVLTNEQLIEFAWGLADSNKSFLWVIRPDVVGGENVVLPPKFVEQTKNRGLLSSWCPQEQVLAHPAIGGFLTHSGWNSTLESVCGGVPMICWPFFAEQQTNCRFCCKEWGIGLEIEDVKRDKIESLVRELMDGEKGKEMKKKALQWKELAKSAASGPNGSSFLNLENLVLLCRNAKN, encoded by the exons ATGCAATCCAAGGAAGAGACAAGAAACATGAGTTCTTTGGGCACAATCCACAAGCCTCATGCTGTGTGCGTACCGCACCCAACACAAGGCCACATAAACCCAATGCTAAAACTAGCAAAGCTCCTTCACTTCAAAGGCTTTCACATAACCTTTGTCAACACTGAGTACACCCACAAACGCCTTCTCAAATCAAGAGGTCCAGATTCCATCAAGGGTCTCCCTTCATTTCGCTTTGAGACCATCCCTGATGGTCTACCAGAGCCTCTTGTGGATGCCACACAGCACATACCTTCCCTGTGTGACTCCACTAGAAGAACTTGCTTGCCTCACTTCAGGAACCTCCTCACTAAAATCAATGATTCAGATGCCCCTCCAGTGAGTTGCATAGTTTCTGATGGTGTCATGAGCTTCACTCTTGATGCTGCTGAAGAATTGGGTGTCCCACAGTTGCTGTTTTGGACCCCTAGTGCATGTGGGTTCATGTGCTATGTCCAATTTGGACAACTCGTTGAAAAGGGCCTAGTACCCCTCAAAg ACTCGAGTTGTATCACGAATGGTTATTTGGAGACTACAATCGATTGGATACCGGGAATCAAGGAAATTCGATTGAGGGATATTCCCAGTTTTATTAGGACCACAGATGTAGATGATTTTATGCTTGAGTTCCTGCAGTGGGAGTGTGGGAGGGCTAGAGGAGCTTCTGCGATCATTTTGAACACATTTGATGCCATAGAGCATGATGTTTTGGATGCGTTCTCATCCATTTTGCCTCCTGTTTATTCCATAGGTCCTTTAAATTTACTCGTGAAGGATATTGATGATCAAGATTTGAATGCAATTCAGTCCAATCTTTGGAAGGAGGAGTTGGAGTGCGTGGAGTGGCTCGACACCAAAGAGTCTAATAGTGTTGTTTATGTGAATTTTGGGAGCATCACGGTTTTGACAAATGAGCAATTGATTGAGTTTGCATGGGGTCTTGCTGATAGCAACAAGAGCTTTTTGTGGGTCATAAGACCAGATGTTGTGGGGGGTGAAAACGTTGTTCTGCCTCCCAAGTTTGTGGAACAAACCAAAAATAGAGGTCTGTTGTCTAGTTGGTGTCCCCAAGAGCAAGTGTTGGCTCACCCCGCGATTGGGGGTTTTTTGACGCACAGTGGTTGGAATTCAACGTTGGAAAGTGTGTGTGGAGGTGTTCCAATGATATGTTGGCCTTTCTTTGCGGAGCAACAAACCAATTGTCGATTCTGTTGTAAGGAATGGGGGATTGGATTGGAGATTGAAGATGTTAAGAGGGATAAAATAGAGAGCCTTGTGAGGGAGTTGATGGATGGTGAAAAGGGTAAGGAGATGAAGAAGAAAGCTTTGCAATGGAAGGAATTGGCAAAAAGTGCTGCTTCTGGCCCAAATGGATCTTCGTTTCTTAATTTGGAGAATTTGGTTCTTCTGTGCAGAAATGCTAAAAATTAG